A single window of Candidatus Methanomethylicota archaeon DNA harbors:
- a CDS encoding NADH-quinone oxidoreductase subunit H, translating to MILSILIIIIAFFLGILYSFIIRKISARLQWRIGPLVSVYSDLKPILGTTRIIQPLYDILKLLGKQSIIPNVARKKLFISSPIISLIFTIMAVIFIPFPGIPLFSEFPYSLIIASYLLIGASLFSLLGPIASGSPWAAIGTRREAELFLVSELGFVISIFSIAITKNSLNIWEIANSSMNPLLTLVTGTLMIVAILGKLHIKPFDIPEAETEIVAGPYTEYSGKLLGIYYITRQFMIYCLITLFISLFLPPLMSSIIWLPAYFIASIIIVSLLSIIQVLNPRYRILNALIWYTKVITILSILNVLVIIYVRI from the coding sequence ATGATATTAAGTATTTTAATAATTATTATTGCTTTCTTCTTAGGAATACTTTATTCATTCATTATTAGAAAAATATCTGCAAGACTTCAATGGAGAATAGGTCCATTAGTAAGTGTTTATAGTGATTTAAAACCAATTTTAGGTACTACGAGGATTATTCAACCACTTTATGATATATTGAAACTATTAGGAAAGCAATCAATTATACCTAATGTTGCAAGGAAAAAATTGTTTATAAGTTCTCCTATTATATCACTAATATTCACTATAATGGCTGTAATCTTCATTCCTTTTCCTGGAATTCCACTTTTCTCAGAATTTCCTTATAGCTTAATTATAGCATCTTATTTACTTATTGGCGCCTCACTTTTTTCTTTACTTGGGCCTATTGCAAGTGGATCTCCTTGGGCAGCTATAGGAACAAGAAGAGAGGCTGAGTTATTTTTAGTTTCTGAACTTGGCTTTGTTATTAGTATTTTCTCAATAGCAATTACTAAGAATAGCTTGAATATATGGGAAATTGCAAATTCATCAATGAATCCATTATTAACATTAGTAACAGGAACTCTCATGATTGTGGCAATACTTGGTAAACTTCATATAAAGCCATTTGATATACCAGAAGCTGAGACTGAAATTGTTGCTGGTCCATATACAGAATATTCTGGCAAACTTCTTGGAATATATTATATAACTAGACAATTCATGATTTATTGCTTAATTACATTATTTATATCTTTATTTTTACCTCCACTCATGTCCTCTATAATTTGGCTTCCAGCATACTTTATTGCTTCAATAATTATAGTCTCTCTACTTTCTATAATTCAAGTGTTAAATCCAAGATATAGAATATTAAATGCTTTAATTTGGTATACAAAAGTCATAACAATTCTTTCAATATTAAATGTATTGGTGATTATATATGTCAGAATTTAA
- a CDS encoding NADH-quinone oxidoreductase subunit C codes for MKFSTDANILEFAKEIYPNGLEYQVLHENRIAIKVRPEDLEAIAETFINKFKVRLIHITAVDLGIKGFEILHIYDFSKIKERAIIILKTHVKNPEVPSISKITWQARWAERENMELLGINFLGIQDSRHQFLPFEWPEQVESEDKINSEFLPMKIPIREAYQTLIPIGPYHPGIIEGQTVYVKLEGEIVVAADIKTGYHHRGIMKLIERRGYNRGVFASERVCGICSGAHGLAYVTCIENLYDAEIPDRALYIRTLLAELNRMQSHLLWIGVIADVIGWKTGFMLTWGLRERVLDIIEAITGNRVIYGIWRIGGVSRDIQKELAEKAKRIVDELKNECEELLKLIVDHPVVKSRLIDVGKLTYEQAFDGGAVGPVARGSNWKIDVRMDNPPHAIYDPKAISWEVVTDEGCDSYARTIVRVKELIISAEIVSQCLEYLAKTSGEIRIKPKKIPAKSEAIGLNEAPRGELFYYVRTSDENENLPYCFRIRTPSYRNNALLPIMLIGHSLADVPVIMGSIDQCLACTDRLIVIKKNDCKIMEWNELINISRRKSK; via the coding sequence ATGAAGTTTTCAACAGATGCAAATATATTAGAATTTGCAAAAGAAATATATCCTAATGGATTAGAATATCAAGTTTTACATGAAAATAGAATTGCTATTAAAGTTAGACCTGAAGACTTGGAAGCAATTGCTGAAACATTCATAAATAAATTTAAAGTAAGGTTAATACACATTACTGCTGTAGACTTGGGTATAAAGGGCTTTGAAATTCTTCATATATATGACTTCTCTAAAATTAAGGAAAGGGCAATAATTATTTTAAAAACTCATGTAAAAAATCCTGAAGTTCCTTCTATTAGTAAAATAACATGGCAAGCAAGATGGGCTGAAAGAGAAAATATGGAGCTTCTTGGTATAAATTTTTTAGGAATACAAGATTCAAGGCATCAATTTTTACCTTTTGAATGGCCTGAGCAAGTTGAATCTGAAGATAAAATTAATTCAGAATTCTTACCAATGAAAATTCCTATAAGAGAAGCTTATCAAACTTTAATTCCAATAGGACCTTATCATCCTGGTATAATTGAAGGACAGACAGTATATGTTAAATTAGAAGGAGAAATTGTAGTAGCTGCTGATATAAAAACTGGATATCATCATCGTGGAATAATGAAATTAATAGAGAGAAGAGGTTATAATAGAGGAGTATTTGCATCTGAAAGAGTTTGTGGAATATGTTCTGGAGCTCATGGTTTAGCATATGTTACTTGTATTGAAAATTTATATGATGCTGAAATTCCTGATCGTGCTCTTTACATAAGGACATTATTAGCTGAACTTAATAGAATGCAGAGTCATTTACTTTGGATAGGTGTAATAGCAGATGTAATAGGTTGGAAGACAGGCTTTATGTTAACATGGGGCTTGAGAGAGCGTGTTCTTGATATTATTGAAGCAATTACTGGTAATAGAGTTATATATGGTATATGGAGAATAGGAGGAGTGAGTAGAGATATTCAAAAAGAACTTGCTGAAAAAGCAAAAAGAATTGTTGATGAATTGAAGAATGAATGTGAAGAACTTCTTAAATTAATTGTAGATCATCCTGTTGTTAAGTCAAGGTTAATTGATGTTGGTAAATTAACTTATGAACAAGCATTTGATGGAGGGGCTGTGGGGCCTGTTGCTAGGGGTAGTAATTGGAAAATTGATGTAAGAATGGACAATCCACCACATGCTATTTATGATCCTAAAGCTATTTCATGGGAAGTTGTAACTGATGAAGGTTGTGATTCTTATGCAAGAACAATTGTAAGAGTTAAAGAATTAATAATATCAGCAGAGATTGTATCTCAATGTTTAGAATATCTTGCTAAAACTTCAGGAGAAATTAGAATAAAACCAAAGAAAATTCCAGCAAAATCTGAAGCAATTGGTCTTAATGAAGCTCCACGTGGAGAGCTATTTTACTATGTAAGAACTTCTGATGAGAATGAAAATCTTCCTTATTGCTTTAGAATTAGAACGCCAAGTTATAGAAATAATGCATTACTTCCAATAATGTTAATTGGTCATAGTTTGGCTGATGTTCCAGTAATAATGGGTAGTATAGACCAATGTCTTGCATGTACTGATAGATTAATTGTTATAAAAAAGAATGATTGTAAAATTATGGAATGGAATGAACTTATTAATATAAGTAGGAGGAAAAGTAAATGA
- a CDS encoding CoB--CoM heterodisulfide reductase iron-sulfur subunit B family protein, which produces MKKENSDIKYGYFLGCVMPTKMPWAEKATFLVAKHLGLNFDYVKEIVCCARPGVWKALNYDWWLILTSQNLATAEMQNVILVDSCNGCYVSHYECLEDLKNNPEKMTMVNKFLNNVGLKLKGDLEVKHFLEVLYEDVGIEKIRKNVVKSLKLKVERHVGCHARIHGNRLPNYFDEILSVTGVEIIDTPYDKTCCGLLLYLSDPITSVFKRAGLKIEYAIEEGVDGCVLICSGCYDQFDRVVRIYKEEKGMDIKIPILHLCELLALSFGYKPEDFGMMYGRATPVTNIIEKVFKK; this is translated from the coding sequence ATGAAGAAGGAAAATTCAGATATTAAATATGGTTACTTCCTTGGTTGTGTAATGCCAACAAAAATGCCTTGGGCAGAAAAAGCTACATTTTTAGTAGCAAAACACTTAGGACTCAATTTTGATTATGTAAAAGAAATTGTTTGTTGTGCTAGACCTGGTGTTTGGAAAGCACTTAATTATGATTGGTGGCTTATATTAACAAGTCAAAATCTAGCAACTGCAGAAATGCAAAATGTTATTCTAGTAGATTCATGTAATGGTTGCTATGTTTCACATTATGAATGTCTTGAAGATTTAAAGAATAATCCAGAGAAAATGACTATGGTAAATAAGTTCTTAAATAATGTAGGCTTAAAATTAAAGGGAGATTTAGAAGTAAAACACTTCTTGGAAGTACTTTATGAAGATGTTGGTATAGAAAAAATAAGAAAAAATGTTGTGAAATCATTAAAATTAAAAGTAGAGAGGCATGTAGGTTGTCATGCAAGAATACATGGAAATCGTCTTCCCAATTATTTTGATGAAATATTAAGTGTAACAGGTGTTGAAATTATAGATACACCTTATGACAAAACTTGTTGTGGTCTTCTTCTTTATCTTTCAGATCCAATTACATCTGTATTTAAGAGAGCTGGTCTTAAAATAGAATATGCAATAGAAGAAGGGGTAGATGGTTGTGTATTAATATGTTCTGGTTGTTATGATCAATTTGATAGAGTTGTTAGGATTTATAAAGAAGAAAAAGGTATGGATATAAAAATTCCAATTCTTCACTTATGTGAACTTTTAGCTCTTTCATTTGGTTATAAACCTGAAGATTTTGGAATGATGTATGGTAGAGCAACTCCTGTTACAAATATTATTGAAAAGGTGTTTAAAAAATGA
- a CDS encoding hdrC-like protein, with protein MEEIKSWKKMLELGYKLTIFNRQKEIKFYPLRREFNPTAPHVVKPALKRDFEIGLVYPIDEEIMKIRELVGLDKIPPTAHLFERAIERKRKLLKIFGIMEELGYEEGKFRY; from the coding sequence ATGGAAGAAATTAAAAGTTGGAAGAAAATGCTTGAATTAGGTTATAAATTAACTATTTTTAATCGTCAAAAAGAAATAAAATTTTATCCTCTTAGAAGAGAATTTAATCCTACAGCACCTCATGTTGTAAAACCTGCTTTAAAGAGAGATTTTGAAATTGGACTTGTTTATCCTATAGATGAAGAAATTATGAAAATTAGAGAATTAGTAGGTCTTGATAAAATACCACCTACAGCTCATTTATTTGAAAGAGCTATTGAAAGAAAAAGAAAATTATTGAAAATTTTTGGAATTATGGAGGAATTAGGTTATGAAGAAGGAAAATTCAGATATTAA
- a CDS encoding 4Fe-4S dicluster domain-containing protein: MKLKNPIIVPGTKEIVTNLVVVHDPDKCTGCMQCMIGCAYKHYKTFDKNYALLYVYEDPNRKGVFLNMNCSHCVFPLCMASCPRDAIYKDEMGIVRISSILCIGCGTCNQACPIGIPRLDEKCKIYVKCDFCDGDPVCVKMCSTKALQLLSREEAYEYVKKMRGEK; this comes from the coding sequence ATGAAATTAAAAAATCCCATAATAGTACCAGGTACTAAAGAAATAGTTACAAATTTAGTCGTAGTTCATGATCCTGATAAGTGTACTGGTTGTATGCAATGTATGATAGGGTGTGCATATAAGCATTATAAAACTTTTGATAAAAATTATGCACTTCTTTATGTTTATGAAGATCCAAATAGAAAAGGAGTTTTTCTAAATATGAATTGTTCTCATTGTGTTTTTCCATTATGTATGGCATCTTGCCCAAGAGATGCTATATATAAGGATGAAATGGGTATAGTAAGAATATCATCTATTCTTTGTATTGGATGTGGTACTTGTAATCAAGCTTGTCCTATTGGAATTCCAAGATTAGATGAAAAGTGCAAAATTTATGTTAAATGTGATTTTTGTGATGGAGATCCTGTATGTGTTAAAATGTGTAGTACGAAGGCTCTTCAATTACTTTCAAGAGAAGAAGCTTATGAATATGTTAAAAAAATGAGAGGTGAAAAATAA
- a CDS encoding proton-conducting transporter membrane subunit, protein MNETFLVITIPFLLIIGGIVSFLFKKLAAILSTFFFSLSFIINSWILLNVGENAFVFPNIAGIVINASSAFIIEIALLLGLLSVIYSYEYFEDKEILPQFYLLFSFFIATLILMVSSFNILIIYISFEASTIAGGILILFTRRRSATKAAIRFFILSLTGAIIILSGILYQQMLGGFILIREVFSKINNFDLTIIASLYAIGFGIKVGIFPFGLMWLPPAHSEAPIPVHAMLSGLMVQIAAFSVARIIGVIFPMSNILSQILIILGVLSVITGAILVFIEAILGSKYSRFHVGLVNIRGLKRIWAFSTCSDVGVFYILLGLALSFPLLISQYFAGILTHFLNHGLAKALLLFDSGYVIETSRIEDLTIMKGLGRKLGITGFTFLIGGLSLALMPGTLGYIIALEIIKGHLNREIAIPILIGASLIFITVIYSLIKIAFGRPKVKIEYLRKVEDYKILRIPGIVLASLLLILGIIVLLGSTEIAFQNYYHELEKWFSIAAKTIIEPWVRSI, encoded by the coding sequence ATGAATGAAACATTTTTAGTAATTACAATTCCTTTTCTTCTCATAATTGGTGGTATTGTCTCATTTTTATTTAAAAAATTAGCAGCTATTTTATCAACATTTTTCTTTTCTTTATCTTTTATTATTAATAGTTGGATTCTCTTGAATGTAGGTGAAAATGCTTTTGTTTTTCCAAATATTGCAGGAATAGTAATAAATGCTTCTTCAGCCTTTATTATAGAAATCGCATTACTATTAGGTCTTCTAAGTGTAATTTACAGTTATGAATATTTTGAAGATAAAGAAATTTTACCTCAATTTTATCTTCTTTTTTCATTTTTCATAGCAACATTAATATTAATGGTTTCTTCTTTCAATATTCTTATAATATACATTTCTTTTGAAGCTAGTACTATTGCAGGTGGAATATTAATTCTTTTTACAAGAAGAAGAAGTGCAACAAAAGCAGCTATTAGATTTTTTATTCTTAGTTTAACTGGAGCTATAATTATTTTATCTGGAATATTATATCAACAAATGTTAGGTGGTTTTATATTAATACGTGAAGTATTTTCAAAAATTAATAATTTTGACTTAACAATAATTGCTAGTTTATATGCTATAGGTTTTGGAATTAAAGTAGGAATATTTCCATTTGGTTTAATGTGGCTCCCTCCAGCACATAGTGAAGCACCAATACCAGTACATGCAATGTTAAGTGGTTTAATGGTACAAATAGCAGCATTTTCAGTTGCAAGAATAATTGGTGTTATATTTCCTATGAGTAATATTCTTTCACAGATTTTAATAATTCTTGGAGTATTAAGCGTTATTACTGGTGCAATACTTGTATTTATTGAAGCAATACTTGGTAGTAAATATTCAAGATTTCATGTTGGATTAGTAAATATAAGAGGATTAAAAAGAATTTGGGCATTTTCAACATGCTCTGATGTAGGTGTTTTCTATATATTACTAGGATTGGCTCTATCTTTTCCTTTATTAATTTCACAATATTTTGCAGGAATCTTAACACATTTTCTAAATCATGGTCTTGCAAAAGCACTTCTTCTTTTTGATAGTGGTTATGTTATAGAAACTAGTAGAATTGAAGATCTCACAATAATGAAAGGTTTGGGAAGAAAATTAGGAATAACTGGATTTACTTTCTTAATTGGTGGACTATCCTTAGCCCTAATGCCAGGAACACTTGGATATATCATAGCATTAGAAATTATAAAAGGACATTTAAATAGAGAAATTGCAATTCCAATATTAATTGGAGCATCTTTAATATTTATTACAGTTATTTATTCTTTAATAAAAATAGCTTTTGGAAGACCAAAAGTAAAAATTGAATATTTAAGAAAAGTAGAGGATTATAAAATTTTAAGAATTCCTGGAATTGTTCTAGCATCACTATTATTGATACTTGGAATAATTGTATTATTAGGTTCAACTGAGATAGCTTTTCAAAATTATTATCATGAATTAGAAAAATGGTTCTCTATAGCTGCTAAAACTATTATTGAACCATGGGTGAGAAGTATATGA